A single genomic interval of Planktothrix sp. FACHB-1365 harbors:
- a CDS encoding DUF4347 domain-containing protein yields the protein MKKQIIFIDSSIDNYPSLIEGANKNAEIVILDPDQSGVKQITQALKGLSKIQALHIVSHGSPGCLQLGSDLLKRENLDCFRNPLQQWGKALTKTADILVYGCEVAAGKIGEKFIQHLNQIMGANIAASSRKTGNATLGGDWKLDKTIGSIETPLAFSAVTMEN from the coding sequence ATGAAAAAACAAATTATTTTCATTGACTCCTCTATCGACAACTACCCAAGCCTAATAGAAGGAGCCAACAAAAACGCAGAAATCGTGATTTTAGACCCAGACCAAAGTGGGGTAAAACAGATCACACAAGCACTCAAAGGCTTATCAAAAATTCAAGCCCTACATATCGTTTCTCACGGAAGTCCAGGTTGTTTACAACTCGGTTCAGACCTCCTAAAACGGGAAAATTTAGATTGTTTTAGAAACCCACTTCAGCAGTGGGGAAAAGCCCTAACAAAAACCGCCGATATTTTGGTTTATGGGTGTGAAGTAGCAGCCGGAAAAATAGGAGAAAAATTCATCCAGCACCTGAATCAAATTATGGGGGCCAACATAGCAGCATCCAGCCGAAAAACTGGCAATGCGACCCTAGGAGGAGACTGGAAATTAGACAAAACCATCGGGTCAATAGAAACCCCCCTAGCTTTTTCAGCAGTAACAATGGAAAACT